The nucleotide sequence CGCTGACCATGGGCGGTACGGTCGCGTACTACACGTACACCACCTATCTCACCAAGTACCTGTCGAACACGGCCGGTCTGAGCAAGTCGGACGCGTCGCTGGTCAGCTTCTGCGCCCTGTTCCTGTTCATGCTGTTGCAGCCGCTGGCCGGATCGCTCTCGGACCGGATCGGGCGCCGTCCGCTGCTGATCACCTTCGGCTTCGGCTCGATGCTCGGCACCGTCCCCATCATGACCGCGCTGTCGCACACCGACACCTTCACGGGGGCGCTGCTGCTCTCGCTCGCGGCTCTGGTCATCGTCACCGGCTACACCTCGATCAACGCCGTGGTGAAGGCCGAGCTGTTCCCCACCCACGTCCGGGCGCTCGGGGTGGCCCTGCCGTACGCGCTGGCGAACGCGCTGTTCGGCGGCACCGCCGAGTATGTGGCGCTGTGGTTCAAGAAGGGCGGTGCGGAGTCCGGGTACTACTGGTACGTCTCGGCGTGTGCGGCCGTCTCGCTCATCGTCTACCTCACCATGCGGGAGACCCGCGACGCCGCCCTCTCCCGGGACCGCGCGGACGGCCCGGCCGCCCCGGGGAAGCAGCGGACGACGGCGGTGTGACGGCGCCGAGGGGCCGGGCCCGGCGTCAGCGGCCGGCGGTCACGCCCAGCTGAGCCCAGACCACCCGTCCGCCGTTCACGCCCGGCCGGTCCCCCCATGCGTCGGCCAGGGCGCGGACCAGCGCGAGTCCGCGCCCGCACTCGTCCTCCAGACCGGCCTCCCTCGGCATGGGGACGGCCGGTCCGCCGCCCTGGTCGGCGACCTCGATATAGAGCATGCGCCGCTCATGGGCGCGCAGCACACAGAGGATCTGCTCGCTTCCGGTGTGCACCAGAGCGTTGGTGAACAGCTCGGACATCACCAGCTCGGCAGCATCGCAGAGATCCTCCTGGAAGCCCCACTCCAGCACCCGTGAGCACACCCGGTGCCGGGCGACGGCGACCGAGGCGCCTCTGGCAGGCAGCTGGAACCTCTCCTGACGGAGGGCGGAGTCAACGCTCGCGGAGTTCGGGTGGTGGGCCATCGTCGAGCGTTGACGCAATGCCACGGCCATGTGCCTTCCGTCCGTCTACCTGTGGGGGCGTGAATGCCGTACGTGAATGCCGCAAGTGCGCGACACAGCAGCCACGTTGGACTGGTCACACCCGTCACTATCGTTGCTGCGAGCACCAGTTGGCAAGGCGCGATCTGCAAAATGCAGAATAGCCAGCGCACTCTGTTGCCCTCACCTCGCACGTGGCACACTGATCCTGACAAGACCGTCCCAGGAGGTACGACGTGGGTGAAGCGCGATCTGCCCCGACCGTCGGGCAGATGGTCCTCGGCATGAGGCTGCGGGACCTTCGCGAGAAAGCCGGCGTCAGCTACGACCAGGCTGCCAGGGCGCTGCACGTCAACCAGACCACGGTGCGCAGGATGGAGAAGGCCGAGGTCGGCCTGAAACTCCCCTACGTCGAGAAGCTGCTGCAGACCTATGGCGCCGAGCAGGAAGAGATCGACTCCTTCCTCGCGCTCGCCGAGGAGGCCAACAGACCCGGCTGGTGGCACCGGTTCCGCGATGTGCTGCCGGACTGGTTCAGTCTCTATGTGAGCCTCGAGGGCGTGGCGAGCCGTATCCGCGCCTACGAGCCGCATTTCATCCCCGGACTGCTGCAGACCGAGGAGTACGCCCGCACGCTGCTCTCCATCGGCTTCCCGCACGGCTCCGCCCAGGAGCTCGACCGCCGGGTGGCGCTGCGGATGGAGCGCCAGGAGCTGCTCAGCCGCCCGGACGGACCGCATCTGTGGGTGGTGATGGACGAGACGGTGCTTCGTCTGTCCATCGGGGGTCCCCAGGTGATGCGCGCCCAGATCGACCACCTGATCGAGGCGACACAGAAGCCCAACATCACCCTTCAGGTGGTGCCGTTCTCCGCCGGCCCTCACCCGGGCATGGGCGGACCCTTCCAGCTCTTCCGGTTCCAGATCCCGGAACTGCCGGACATCGTCTACGCCGAGGGCCTGACCGGCGCCGGCTATCTCGACCAACGTTCCGATGTGGTCGCCTATTTGGAGGCCCTGGACCGCATGGGCACCCAGGCCACACCGGCGCGGCGCACGGAGAGTTTTCTCCGTGGGATTCGCAAGGAGCTCTGACTGTGGATCAGGTACATGTGTACAACGGCATGCCGGCCAAACATCTGGGGACCGAAGGCTGGGCCAAGCCGTGGAGCGGTCCCAACGGCGGTGCGTGCGTGGAGGTCTTGAGGCTGCACGACGGGCGGGTCGCCCTGCGTCAGTCAACCGATCCGGACGGCCCTGCCCTGATCTACACCCACCATGAAATCGAGCGGTTCATCCAAGGTGCCAAGGCCGGCGCCGCGGACTTCCTGCTCAATCGTCCAGACCCCAACCTGACCTCCTCGGCGGGTACCGCACCGGAACGGAGGGCCGCGTGACCGACTACGGGCTCGCCCCTGACCAGATCGACACCACCAAGCCGCACCCGGCTCGGATGTACGACTTCTACCTCAACGGCAAGGACCACTACGAGGTCGACGCGGAGGCCGCCGGGCGGGTGCTGGAGGTCTATCCGACCGTCCGGCTCAACGCCACCATCAACCGGGCCTTCATCCACCGCGCCACCCGCTGGCTGGCCCGGGAGGCCGGGATCCGGCAGTTCCTCGACATAGGCACCGGCATACCCACCGAGCCCAATCTCCACCAGGTCGCCCAGGGCGTCGCCCCGGAGGCCCGGGTGGTCTACACCGACTACGACCCCATCGTGCTGGCCTACGCCCAGGCGCTGCTCATCGGCACCCCCGAGGGCCGTACGTCCTATGTGCAGGCGGATGTGCGCGATCCCCAGCGGATCATGAGCGCCCCCGAGCTGCATGAGACGCTGGACCTGGACCAGCCGGTGGCGATCTCCGTGAACGCGCTCTTCCACTTCATCCCGGAGGAGGACAAGCCGTACGAGATCGTCCGCGAGCTGATGGCGCCCCTGGCCCCGGGCAGCTATCTGATGCTGACCCACTCCACGCATGACTTCTCGGCGGAGACCTGGCGGAACGTCATCCAGGTCTACAAGGAGAGCGGCATCTCCTTCACCACCCGCTCCCAGAGCGAGGTCGGGGGCTTCTTCGACGGTCTGGAGCTGGTCGACCCGGGTGTGTCGGAGCCCCACCACTGGAACCCGGACCCCGGCGACCGCCCGGAGCACATCCGCAGCGCGGACATCAACATGTGGGCGGGAGTGGCCCGGAAGTCCTAGCGGCAGCCGGGAAGCCCCAGCGGCACGATCGTCGCGGCCGGGCTTCACGGCCCGGTGTCACGGCGCCTCGGTGCCGTCGCCGACCGTGAAGCCCAGTATCGCGCCCCCGCCCGGGCGCGGCCGGGCGAAGACGGTGCCGCCGTGTGCGAGGGCGACCTCGCGCACGATGGCCAGGCCCAGCCCCGAACCGGGCAGGCTGCGCGCGCCGGGCGCGCGGTAGAAGCGGTCGAAGACCCGCTCACGGTCCTCCTCGGCGATGCCGGGACCCCGGTCCAGGACCTCCACCCGGCGGCCGGTGATCACCACCTCGACGGGCTCGGTGCCGTCCTGGTCGAACTTGGCGGCGTTCTCCACCAGATTGGAGATCGCGCGCTGCAGGCCGGCCGGGCGGCCCGTCAGCCGGGTGTCGCCCTCGGCCCGTACGGTGATCTCCCGGCCGGTCCGGCGCCGGGCGAGGGTCGCGGCGGTGGTGGCCACGTCCGCCAGCGACACCTCCGTAGGGGGTTCGTCGTCCCGCTGCCCGGCCGCCAGCTCCACCAGCTCATTGACGAGGTCGGTCAGCTCCCGGGTCTCCCCCGCCAGATCGGCCAGCAGATCCTCGCGCGCGGGCCCGGGCAGCTCCTCGAAGCGGCGCAGCAGCGAGATATTGGTGCGCAGTGAGGTGAGCGGGGTGCGCAGCTCGTGCCCGGCGTCCTCGACCAGCCGCCGCTGGTCGTCCTTGGAGCGCGCGAGCCGGCCGAGCATGCCGTCGAAGGCCCGCCCGAGGCGGCCCACCTCGTCGTCCCCGGCGACCGGCACCGCCACCTGCATCCGGCCGGTCGCGGCCACGCTCTCGGCGACCCGGGTCAGCCGCACCAGCCGCCGGGTGATCCGCCCGGCCAGCCACCAGCCGGCCAGTCCGGCGGCCAGGATGACGGCGACCACGAACAGCGCGGTGCGCTTCTGGAGTTCTCGCAGCAGGTCCTCGGTGTCGCTGATCTGCTGGGCCACCTGGACCGCGCCGGTGCCGTCGCCCACGGCCACCGTGGCCATGCGGTACTGCTCTCCGCCGATGTCGATCTCGCGCCGTACGACGGTGCCCGGCGTGTGGGAGGCGGCGGTGATCCGGTCGTCGCCGGTCACCGGCAGCGGGGGCTTGCCCGCGTCGTAGACCGTGCCGTTGCCGTTGATCACCTGGACGTCCATCCGGCTGATCCGGCGCAGATCGTCCCGCAGGCCGTAGGGGACGGGCACGGTGGGCTCGGTGGGGTACTGCCGCAGGATCACCTTCTCGCCGCGGACCTCGCCGCGCAGATCGCGGATCACATCGTCGAACGCCGTCTGCTGGTCGACCCGCACCAGCCCGGCCGCCGCGTCATAGCTGAGGCCGCCGACCAGGAGGGTGACCACGGAGGCCGCCGCCGCGAACAAGAGCGCGAAGGTGGTCCGCAGACTGGGCCGCCCACGGCGGAGCGGTGGAAACCGCACCATTACTCCTCCCGCAGGGTGTATCCGACTCCGCGCACCGTATGGATCAGCGGGGTGCGCCCCTCCGGATCGACCTTGCGGCGCAGATAGCCGATGTAGACGGCGAGGTTCTTCGATCCGGGGCCGAAGTCGTAGCCCCAGATGCGGGCGTAGATGGTGGTGTGGTCCAGGACGATGCCCGCGTTGCGCGCCAGCAGCTCCAGCAGGTCGAACTCGGTGCGGGTCAGCTCCAGCTCCGTACCGCCGCGCCAGACCCGGCGCGCCGAGGAGTCCAGGTGCAGATCCGCGACCTCCAGCACGCCGTCGATGGCGGCGTCCTCCGGCGCGGGCGGTTCGGCGGGGGCGGCCCGGCGCAGCAGTGCGCGCAGCCGGGCGAAGACCTCCTCGACCTCGAAGGGCTTGGCCACATAGTCGTCCGCCCCGGCGTCCAGCCCCTCGATCCGGTCGGCGGTCTCGACCCGCGCGGTGAGCATCAGGATGGGGGTGCGGTCCCCCTCGGCGCGCAGCACCCGGCACACCTGGAGCCCGTCCACGCCCGGCATCATCACATCCAGGACGACCACGTCCGGGTGCTCGCGGTGGATGGCCGCCAGCGCCTCTATCCCGTCGGGCACGGCGGTGACGCGGTACCCCTCCAGGGTCAGGGCGCGGTCCAGCGCCTGGCGGATGGCACGGTCGTCCTCGGCGAGCAGCACGGTGTTGGTCACACCCCGAGTCTGCCAAGGCCACCGGGGTGCCCGCCGCGGGCGGGGGGCCTGAGCGGGGCTTCTTACCCCGCTCTCACCTTCTTCACGCGACGGGCTTACCGGGCCCGGACAAGGTGTCCGTTACGTTCCGGGGGGAACTCGCCCCGGGGATGCAACCGGCCGGAGAAAATACCGCATGAAGATCGCATTCCTGCTGCACAACGCCTACGGGATCGGCGGAACGATCCGGACGACGATGAATCTCGCGACGGCGCTCGCCGACCGCCACGAGGTGGAGATCGTCTCGATGATGCGGCATCGCGAGACGCCGCGTTTCGCCCTCGACCCCCGGGTGCGGCTGGTCCCCCTGGTGGACTCGCGTCCGGAGAGCGCGGACGCGAAGGACCCGCTGTTCTTCGAGGCCAGCCGGGACTTTCCGGCCGCCGAGAAGCGGCACCACCAGTACAACCGCCTGATCGACACGCGGGCCGCGGAGTATCTGCGCGACTGCCCCGCCGATGTGATTATCGGCACTCGGCCGGGGGTGAACGTCTACATGTCCCGCTTCGCCCCCCGTCGTGCGCTGCGCATCGCCCAGGAGCATCTGCGGTACGAAGCGCACAGCAAGAAGCTGCGGCGGGAGCTGGCCCCGCACTACCGGCTGCTGGACGCCATCGTCACCACGACGGAGGCGGACGCCGCGATCTACCGCAAGAAGATGCCGTTGCCGGGGGTACGGACCCTGGCGATACCCAACAGCGTCCCCGAACCGGCCGTCGCCCCCTCCGAGGGCACCACGCCGGTGATCGCGGCGGCCGGGCGGCTGGTCCGCGGCAAGCGCTTCGACCTGCTGATCGACGCCTTCGCGGAGGTCACGGCGAAGTTCCCGGCCTGGCGGCTGCGGATCTACGGCGGGGGCGCGGAGAAGGAGCGGCTCGCGGAGCGCATCGAGCGGCTGGGCCTGTCCGGGAGCGCGGAGCTGATGGGGTCCTACTCCCCCATCGAGGAGGAGTTCGCGAAGGCGTCGCTGGTCGCGGTGGCCTCGGACGCCGAGTCGTTCGGGATGACGATCGTGGAGGCCATGCGCTGCGGGGTGCCGGTGGTGAGCACCGACTGCCCGCTCGGCCCCGCCGAGATCATCGAGGACGGGGTCACCGGACGGCTCGTCCCCACCGGGGACGCGCAGGCGCTGGCGAGCGCCCTGATGGACCTGATGGCCGACGCCCCGGCCCGGCGGGCGATGGCCGCGGCCGCCCTGGAGAGCTCCCGGGCCTATGACCCCGCGCCGCTCGCCCTGCGCTACGACCAGCTTTTCGAGGAGCTGCGCGCGAGCCGGTTCGCCCGCTTCTGGGAGCGCGGCCGGGCCGCCGCCCGCGCCCGCCTGCGGCGCCTGGCCCTCCGCTTCGGCATCTCCCCCGCCCGCCGGACCCCGGCGGCGGGCGGAAAGGCGAGCGCCTGACACCACGGCGGACAGCGCCGGGCGAGGCGTAACCGCTACGGCCGGGGTTCGCGGAGCCGCCCCGCGAGGCGCCCTGGCTCGCCGTGGTGGCGGTGGCCCCTGCCGTGGTCCAGCCCGGCCGCGCCCGCCGACGGCGTCACCCTGCCGCGCGCCCCCGACGCGGGGGCGCGTGCAGGCGTCACGGGCCCGCGACGATCCGCCGGACAGGGCCTGGGCGGCGCCCCGGCGTTACCAGGACGTCGGGGCGTAGTCCTTCAGGAAGCAGCCGAAGAGGTCCTCGCCGCTCTCGCCCCGGACGATCGGGTCGTAGACCCGGGCCGCGCCGTCCACGAGGTCGAGGGGGGCGTGGAAGCCCTCGGCCGCCAGCCGCATCTTTTCCGGGTGCGGGCGCTCGTCGGTGATCCATCCGGTGTCGACGCTCGTCATCAGGATGGCGTCGGCCTCGAACATCTCCCGTGCGCTGGTGCGGGTCAGCATGTTCAGCGCGGCCTTGGCCATGTTGGTGTGCGGATGGCCCGCGCCCTTGTAGCCCCGGCCGAACTTGCCCTCCATCGCGGAGACGTTGACCACGTACTTGCGCCGGGCGGGCGAGGCGGCCATCGCCGGGCGCAACCGGCTCACCAGGATGAACGGCGCCGTCTCATTGCAGAGCTGGACCTCGAGCATCTCGACCGGGTCCACCTCGTTGACCCGCTGCACCCAGGTGTTGGTCGGGTCCAGGTCCGGGACCAGCCCGCCCGCGTCGATCGCGGTCCCGGCCTCGATCCGGGCCGGTGAGGCGGAGCCGCTGGTGAGGGCGAGGGCGGTGAGGTCCTGCGGGGTGAGGGCGCCGTCCTGTGGCGTGCGGGGCGCCGGAAGGGCCGCCTGGGCGCCGCTGCCGAAGGCGCCGAGGACCAGGGACTCGGGGAGCTCCCCGGCGGGGAGCGGCGCCGACTCGCCCGCTATCAGCTCCGCGTACGCCTGGGGCGTGCGGCGGACGGTCTGGGCGGCGTTGTTGATCAGGATGTCCAGCGGGCCCGCGGCGCCGACCTCGTCGGCCAGCGCGATGACCTGGGCGGGGTCGCGCAGATCAATGCCGACGACCTTGAGCCGGTGCAGCCACTCCCCGCTGTCCGGCATGGCCTTGAAGCGGCGGATGGCGTCGCCCGGGAAGCGGGTGGTGACGGTGGTGTGCGCGCCGTCGCGCAGCAGCCGCAGCGCGATGTACATGCCGATCTTCGCCCGGCCGCCGGTGAGCAGGGCACGGCGCCCGGTGAGATCGGTGCGGGCGTCGCGGCGGGCCCGGTTCTCGGCGGCGCAGTCGCGGCACAGCTGGTGGTAGAAGGCGTCGACCTCGACGAACCGGGTCTTGCAGACATAGCAGGAGCGGGGGCGCGCCAGGATGCCCGCGATCTCGGTGGAGACGGAGCTGCTGAGCGCGCGGCCCAGCGTCTCGTCGTCGATGCGGTCGGCGGCGCCGGTGGCGGTGGCCTCGGTCACGGCCTTGTCATTCGCGGTCTTCGCGGCCCGCCGCTCCTGGCGCCTGCGCTGCTTCACGCTGCGGTAGATGCCGGAGGTGGCCCGGCGGACCATGATCGCGTCGGGGTGGTCGACCGGCAGCCGGTCGAGTTCCTCGAGGACGCTCAGACAGGTCGCCAGCCGCTCCGGGTCGATGCCCGGCTCCTCGGCCGCCGCCTGTTCGGCCCGGCCTTCGTCTATCACCGTCATCGCCGCTGCCGCTTTCTGGTTCGCCTGTTCCCCTGGACAACGGCGAAACTTTACGGAAGCGGAGGCGGATGCGCCAAACCGCGCCCGTCCTCACCCTCCTCCGGGCTTGCGGTACGCATAGCCGCCGGTCCGCGCCGGGGCCTGTACTCCGGCCGGGTGCCCGGCGTCCGTCAGCGCGCGGATCACGCCGTGGTCCGGGGAGAGCGCGCAGGCCGGGTCGGTACGGGCGGCGTCGCCGGTCAGGGCGTACGCCTGGCAGCGGCAGCCGCCGAAGTCCTCGGTGCGGCGGGAGCAGGTGCGGCACGGCTCGCGCATCCACTCCTCGCCCCGGTAGCGGTTGAAGGCGGTGGAGTGGTCCCAGATCCACTCCAGGGTGTGGTCGCGCACATTGGGCGGGTCCAGGTCCGGCAGGCTCGCGGCGGCGGGGCAGGGCAGCGCGGTGCCGTCGGGCGCGACGGTCAGCGAGACCGCGCCCCAGCCGCCCATGCAGGGCTTGGCGACGCCGTCGAAGTAGTCGGGCACGACCCACACCAGGTCGACGGTGCCGCCCAGCCGCTGCCGCCGGCGCTCGACCGTCTCCCGCGCCCGGGCGAGCTGGTCGCGGGTGGGCAGCAGGGCGTCGCGGTTGCGCAGCGCCCAGCCGTAGAACTGGGTGTTGGCCAGCTCGATCCGGTCGGCGCCCCAGTCCAGGCCGCGCTGGACGATGGCGTCGAGCGCGTCGAGGTTGTCGCGGTGCAGGACGACATTGATCCCGAGCGGCAGACCGGCCTCGCGCACCAGGGCGGCGGCCCGCTCCTTGGCGGCGAACGAGCGGTACCCGGCGATCCGGTCGGAGGCGGCCGGGTCGGCGTGCTGCAGGGAGAGCTGGACACTGCGCAGCCCGGCGGCGATCAGGGCGGCCAGCCGGGCCTCGTCCAGGCCCACACCGCTGGTGACGAGCTGGGTGTAGATCCCGGCGGACTCGGCGGCGGTGACGATCTCGGCCAGATCGCGGCGCAACAGCGGTTCCCCGCCGGAGAGATGGGTGTGCACCACGCCGAACTCCCCGGCCTGGCGCATCACCTGCGTCCACTCGGCGGTGGACAGCTCACGCGAGCGGCGGACCAGCTCCAGCGGGTTGGAGCAGTAGGGGCAGTGCAGCGGGCAGCCGTGGGTGAGCTCGGCGAGCAGGGCCCAGGGGCGGGGCGCGGCGGTCATCGGACCCAGCCCTCCGTACGCATCCGGCCGAGGAAGGCGGGCACGTCCTCGGCCACGGGCGCGCCGGGGAAGCGGCTCGTGAGCTCCGCCACGATGGCGTCGAGGTCGCGGGCGCCGTCGCAGAGCCGCAGGATCCGCGCGGCACTGCCCCGCAGCACCACCACCCGCTCGGGCAGCACCAGCAGCTCGGCGTCACGCACCCGGTCGTGGCGCAGGCTCACCGCGGGGGCCAGCGCGGGCCGCCATCCGGCCGGGGCGGGCGGAACGGGCGGGGTCTCCGGGGCGGGTGAGGTGTCCGGGGCGGGCGGGGTGTCGGCGGCGGTCATGCCCCCTCCCCGGGGCCGTCCTTGGTGTCGGCGTGCTCGACCGCGTCCAGCAGCGACCACAGCACATCGCATTTGAAGGCGAGCGCCGCCACCGCGCGGTCCTCGTCCTCGGGGGTCCGCGCCCAGGTCAGGACCAGGTCGAGCGCCTCGGTGCTGTCCCGGCGTCCCTGGTCGACCCGGTTGCGGAAGTAGGCCAGGCCCTCGCGCTCGATCCAGGGGTAGTACCGCTCGAAGGCGTCGATACGGGTGAGCATGATGCCGGGCGCGGACAGCTCGGTGAGCGAGGCGGCGACGGCTTCCAGCGGGCCGCGCAACCGGCAGAAGTTGACATAGCCGTCGACCGCGAGCCGCACCCCGGGCACCACCTCGGCGCCGGACAGCAGCCGGTCCCGGTCCAGGCCGGCGGCCTCGCCTAGCCGCAGCCATCGCTCGATGCCGCCCTCGCCGTCGGCGGCGCCGTCGTGGTCCTGGATACGCCGCAGCCACATCCGGCGCAGCCGTGCGGTGTCGAGTTTGGCGGTGATCAGCGCGTCCTTGACGGGGATGTGGCGCTGGTAGTGGAAGCGGTTGAGGATCCAGCGGCGCAGTTCGGCGGGGGTGAGCTCGCCCGCGTGCATCCGTACGTTGAAGGGGTGGCGGTCGTGGTAGCGCTCCTGCGCGACCGCGCGCAGCCGCTCCTCAAGACGTGTCCGTGGGGTGCTCACAGGTCGATCACCATCCCGTCGGCGGCCACCTCGACGCCCAGCTCGCGCAGCACCGTGTGCTGGGGCGCGGCCGGGTCGTTGAGGGGGTTGGTGTTGTTGAGGTGGGTGTACAGGGTGCGCGCATGGAGTGCGGCGAGCCGCCGCGCCGTGCCGTCCGGTCCGTCGATCGGCAGATGCCCCATGGCGGTGGCGGTACGCGAGCCGAAGCCGCTGGTGAGGGGCTCGTTGTCGGACCAGAACGTGCCGTCGACGATGACGTGGTCGGCGCTCTCGGCGGCACGCTGGAAGGCGTCGGGCCAGGCGGCGAGCGCGGGGGCGTAGAGGAGGGTGCGGCCGGTGGTGCGGTCGGTCAGCCGCAGGGCGACCACCCAGGCGTCGTCGTCCGGGGCGTCGTCGCCCGGGGCGTCGAGTCCGGCCGCGTAGCGGGGGCGTTTGGCGGAGACGGGGACGGCGCCGACGACGAGGCGGGAGTCCTCGGCGAGCGGCCGGTCCTCGGGACCGAGGGGACGCCAGTCCAGCCGGGCGTACGGGGTGAGGACCTCGCCCAGATGGAGTCCGGTCAGCAGGGCGTGCCGGACCGGGGCGGTGGCCACGATCTCGATGCCGTCCGCCTCGCGCAGCCGGGCGATGCCGAGGGTGTGGTCGAGTTCGGCGTCGGTGAGGATCACCCCGGCCAGCGGGGTCCGGCGCGGTTCGGGTCCGGGGTGCAACTCGGGGCAGTCCTCGACCTGTTCGCCGAGGTCGGGGGTGGCGTTGACCAGATACCAGCGGCCTTCGGCGGCCTGGACGGCGAGCGAGGCATGGCGGCGGCGCCACCCCGGGTGGGCGCGTGCCCCGGAGCATCCGGGGCACGCGCAGTTCCACTGGGGTACGCCGCCACCCGCCGCGGTGCCGAGCACGCGCACGCGCATGGCGGGGAGCTCAGCGGGCGTTCAGCGAGTAGGCGGTGACCTCCAGCGCGGTCTCCACGACCACGTAGTCGGGCGTCTGCCAGGCGGTTTCCCCGGCGTCCGTACGGGTCCGGTCCGTCGCCTCGGGAGCTGTGTGCGGTGTGGTGTCGTTCATGGCTTCGACCTGCCTTCCATCTGGGTGGGGATTGGTCAACGGGACGGGACGGACCGTCAGTCGGGCCGTTGGTCGGCGGTCCGGATCCGCAGTGCCCCGCCGTCGGGGGTGGTGCTGTCGTCCGCGATGGTCGATGGCGTCGTCGTCGGGCACGGGGTCATGAGCCGCTGCCGGGGTAGGCGGTTCCGATGCGCACCTCGTCGAGCAGCAGCTTGCGGTAGTGCTTGGTGTCGGTGGCCGCCGCCCAGGTGCTGTTCACCGTGAGCCGGACATAGCGCTTGGTGGTGGCGGGGATGTCGATGAACGCCACCCCGCGGGCGCTGGGCAGCGTTCCGCTCGCCACCGGGCTGCCCCAGTCGCGCCCGTCGGCGGAGACCTGCACCTGGTAGTCGCGGATGCGGGC is from Streptomyces hygroscopicus and encodes:
- a CDS encoding coenzyme PQQ biosynthesis protein A, translated to MNDTTPHTAPEATDRTRTDAGETAWQTPDYVVVETALEVTAYSLNAR